The nucleotide sequence TGAAACTGTTTGGTTTTCAACCTTGATGCTTCCCTTTTCAACCGTATTCAGGAATGACTGAAAGGCTTCCTGAGGGACTTTTACGGTCAGCGTCCCTTCCTGGGGCTGGTCTTCTTCCCCTGAATATGTATTTGATTCCATGATATATCCGCCTAGTGAAGCAAGTGTTTTCTGTATGGATAACACAGCTTCCTGATAGCTTTTCACCCTCACGGACATGTCAGCCGTGTAGATCACTTTGCGGTCTTGCGGAATAGGTGCTGCTGTTTTGCTGTCATTTTGCATCGTCGTTTCTTCAGGAGCCGGTTTTTCGGATTTCTCCGCAAAGTCAGCATTGGACATTTCTCCTGATGAACTTCCTGAGCTGTCCATTTTTGATTCCTCTGAGCTGCTGCAGGCTGAGACGATCAGGATTAAAATAATCATGAATAAAGATACCGCGAATTTTCTCATGGATTGACACTCCCCTTTTTCTTTACACGATTAGACGAGAGTGTTTTCCATTTCGTTACATTCTTTCTATTATTTTGTTGACCTTATTTTTTCAAAAGGATAAAAAATGAATGCCGCTTTTCCCTCGATGCGGCTGATTTTAATGCTGCCGAGTCCATTTCGTGAATCCATGCTGTTCGCGCGGTTATCGCCCATGACAAACACCTTGTCTTTTGGAACTTTGACTGGCGGAAAGTCCTCCATAATGTATGTGCCAAGTTCCGCTGCCTTCTGCTCGTTCGATTTGATATACGGTTCATCTGACGGCATTCCATTTACACGCACCTTGTGGTCTCTCACTTCTATACGATCTCCCGGCAGTCCAATCACCCGCTTGACATAATGAATCCCTTTCTCTTGTCCGCTGATAATCACAATATCACCATGCCTTATGCCACCGGAGACAAACAGGGCTTTGTTTACAAACAGTCTCTCTCCGTCATGAAGCGTCGGATCCATCGAAGAACCCTCCACCATGTAGGGTTCAAATAAGAACAGTCTGATTAAAAGAGCCAGTCCTGCTGCAAAAAGAACTGCCTTTCCCCATTCAATAAAAGAATGCCGCTTCATTCGACTAATCAACCTCCTCTGCAGTCCTTCCAGACAACCTATTTGTGAAATTCCAAAAAAGCAGGCGTTTGTAATTAAGTTTGCCGAAAACAAGTAAAATTCCTCTAAAGTTAAAAAATTCCTCTTCCCCCAAAATTGAAGGACGAAATAGACAGCCATCTGAATACACTTTAGGGACAAGGATGGAAAGGCAGATGAACAAATTGGATATGATTCTGTTTATTATAAAACCGCTTGTGCTTGGGATCAGTCTTGCTGCTCCGGTCGGCCCGATAAAGCTCGAGATGATCAGAAGGGGGATTAGAGGGGGGTTTTGGCCTTCCATGTTCGTCGGACTCGGTGCGGTCACGATCGATATGGTCCTTATGTTTCTTATATTTCTCGGACTTGCCGTTTATCTTACTCATTCGTTCTTTTCTTATGTTCTTAGCGCGGCCGGTTTTTTATTGCTGGCCAGGCTTGGCATAAAAAGCATGAAGAGCGCGCTGTCTGATGAAAACATGCTGGACCACGCAAGTGAAACCACTGCTGAAAAGAGTTCCTACTGGACAGGGTTTTCCATTGCTCTTGCCAATCCGTTTATTTTCATTTTCTGGCTTGGTGTTTACGGTTCAAGTTTAACAACTCTTGGCCCTGGACATTCTTTCATGTACCTTTTCCTCTTCAGCATGCTGATCATTGCAGGGATTATATTATGGAACA is from Bacillus sp. FSL H8-0547 and encodes:
- a CDS encoding LysE family transporter; amino-acid sequence: MNKLDMILFIIKPLVLGISLAAPVGPIKLEMIRRGIRGGFWPSMFVGLGAVTIDMVLMFLIFLGLAVYLTHSFFSYVLSAAGFLLLARLGIKSMKSALSDENMLDHASETTAEKSSYWTGFSIALANPFIFIFWLGVYGSSLTTLGPGHSFMYLFLFSMLIIAGIILWNINVAMTVHFLRNYLKDWILKAVSFAAGAYLLGYSFYLLSHLFTLLI
- the lepB gene encoding signal peptidase I, whose protein sequence is MKRHSFIEWGKAVLFAAGLALLIRLFLFEPYMVEGSSMDPTLHDGERLFVNKALFVSGGIRHGDIVIISGQEKGIHYVKRVIGLPGDRIEVRDHKVRVNGMPSDEPYIKSNEQKAAELGTYIMEDFPPVKVPKDKVFVMGDNRANSMDSRNGLGSIKISRIEGKAAFIFYPFEKIRSTK